A single window of Sporosarcina sp. Marseille-Q4943 DNA harbors:
- a CDS encoding PDZ domain-containing protein — MSEQVLMDLLEAIALFFLNPVWLVAVVAAVGLGYFRVKRERRSFLVRLHPGLTEMKRVLAESWLPALIVSVLISGIGLSVDVGWIVLFSAVAILSMISFYYQAASPIYFATIAFFGLYALQQWIPGTDTLAYRGWSVGDVDLFGDMALTVPVIAGLFLIVEGFLVRRHTAAYSSPFLTKTNRGLRAAAYKSKRLWLLPIVFIVPGELLSAFAPYWPQFTIGATVFSLLPVPIIIGFSQVARASFPDVLFPKIGQAITVIGVVVVLVGAFAWWMPILGWAALIIGVVGRVMLSIIVAVREQKGGFAAAPQSTGVIIAGILPNSPGEKLGLVPGECIRKVNGIQVSNEKELYDAIQVNAAHCRLQVIGRDGEVRLMQQVLYRHDHHRLGLLVVR; from the coding sequence ATGAGTGAACAAGTACTAATGGATCTGTTAGAAGCTATTGCACTATTTTTCCTGAATCCAGTTTGGTTGGTTGCCGTAGTGGCAGCGGTTGGTTTAGGGTATTTCCGGGTGAAACGTGAGCGGCGCAGTTTCCTTGTGCGACTTCACCCCGGCTTGACGGAAATGAAAAGGGTGCTCGCCGAATCATGGCTTCCGGCGTTGATCGTATCCGTGTTAATATCGGGAATCGGTCTGTCCGTTGATGTCGGTTGGATTGTGCTCTTTTCGGCAGTCGCCATTTTGTCGATGATCTCGTTTTATTATCAGGCAGCATCACCGATCTATTTTGCAACGATTGCATTTTTCGGCTTGTATGCTCTCCAGCAATGGATTCCGGGTACCGACACTTTGGCGTATCGAGGGTGGTCGGTTGGTGACGTCGATCTGTTCGGGGACATGGCACTTACGGTTCCTGTCATTGCAGGACTTTTCCTCATAGTGGAAGGGTTCCTCGTCCGCCGGCATACTGCCGCCTATTCTTCTCCGTTCTTGACGAAGACGAACCGCGGTTTGCGGGCGGCTGCATACAAAAGCAAACGGCTTTGGCTGTTGCCGATTGTTTTTATCGTGCCAGGGGAGTTGCTGTCGGCATTCGCGCCGTATTGGCCGCAATTTACGATAGGGGCGACCGTTTTCAGTTTACTTCCGGTACCGATCATTATCGGCTTCTCTCAAGTCGCTCGGGCAAGCTTTCCGGATGTGTTGTTCCCGAAAATTGGACAAGCGATCACCGTCATTGGGGTCGTTGTCGTTCTAGTTGGGGCATTTGCATGGTGGATGCCGATCCTCGGGTGGGCAGCTTTGATTATCGGAGTTGTCGGCAGGGTGATGCTCTCGATTATAGTCGCTGTGCGGGAACAAAAAGGCGGATTCGCTGCTGCACCACAATCGACGGGTGTCATCATAGCGGGAATTTTGCCGAACTCGCCGGGTGAAAAACTCGGATTGGTTCCAGGGGAATGCATCCGCAAGGTCAATGGCATCCAAGTGTCGAATGAAAAGGAATTGTATGATGCGATTCAAGTGAATGCAGCCCATTGCCGTCTGCAAGTGATCGGCCGCGACGGTGAAGTGCGGCTCATGCAGCAAGTGCTCTATCGTCATGATCATCACCGGTTAGGACTGCTCGTCGTCCGTTGA
- a CDS encoding CsbA family protein, whose protein sequence is MDIATLETKLMLALFLPGLLVVFFTRVTFHHLVGLALTIALIAASVYAGYTHNWILYAADALSLTVGFWYATRMVNRAKRQEDQVDE, encoded by the coding sequence ATGGATATCGCCACATTGGAAACAAAATTGATGCTCGCCTTGTTCCTGCCTGGATTGCTCGTCGTGTTTTTCACACGAGTCACGTTCCATCATCTCGTCGGGCTCGCCTTGACGATTGCGCTCATCGCGGCATCGGTTTATGCGGGTTACACGCATAACTGGATCCTGTACGCGGCGGACGCGCTTTCGCTGACGGTCGGTTTCTGGTACGCGACGCGGATGGTGAATAGGGCGAAGAGGCAAGAAGATCAGGTGGATGAATGA
- a CDS encoding AzlD domain-containing protein, whose protein sequence is MGPTYWWMLFGMAIVTYIPRMVPLTFLDGKELPPIVSGVLSNIPYAVLGALIFPAIIFVQEGNILFGVIGAATAFLIAFLGGGVMPVVLGTIGVLAIYSLFM, encoded by the coding sequence ATGGGACCGACATATTGGTGGATGCTTTTCGGAATGGCGATCGTCACCTACATCCCACGAATGGTGCCTCTCACATTCCTCGATGGAAAGGAGCTGCCCCCGATCGTTAGCGGCGTGCTCAGCAACATTCCTTACGCCGTACTCGGGGCGCTCATCTTCCCGGCGATCATTTTCGTCCAGGAAGGCAACATCCTGTTCGGCGTCATCGGCGCTGCGACAGCCTTTCTCATCGCATTTCTAGGCGGCGGTGTCATGCCGGTCGTCCTCGGCACGATCGGCGTACTCGCTATCTACAGCTTATTTATGTAA
- a CDS encoding AzlC family ABC transporter permease → MKNQFIAGLKAGLSIAIGYFPIALTFGLLAKTTGLSLIEATAMSIFVYAGAAQYISLNLISFGVDPFTIVINTFIVNIRHFLMTASLNEKMHRAPKWVKAIYSFGITDESFSVLATGKEGKIPTAYAFGVTIIAYGSWVIFTIAGHLVGATLPEFLQVAMSIALYAMFIGLLVPAMKGNRKVVMLAAVAAAIHCIIYIGDLLSTGWAILVSTLGSAILIEVIYARRGKNAHVLHKEKEGY, encoded by the coding sequence ATGAAAAATCAATTCATTGCCGGCCTGAAAGCGGGACTCAGTATCGCAATCGGCTACTTCCCGATCGCCCTCACATTCGGATTGCTCGCCAAAACAACCGGCCTCTCTCTCATCGAAGCGACCGCCATGAGTATATTCGTCTACGCCGGTGCAGCCCAATACATATCGCTCAATCTGATCTCATTCGGAGTTGACCCATTCACGATCGTCATCAACACATTCATCGTTAACATCCGCCACTTCCTAATGACGGCTTCGCTGAATGAAAAGATGCATCGCGCGCCGAAATGGGTGAAGGCGATCTACTCATTCGGCATCACAGACGAATCGTTCTCCGTTCTGGCGACAGGAAAAGAAGGGAAAATCCCGACTGCCTATGCTTTCGGCGTAACAATCATCGCCTACGGCAGCTGGGTCATCTTCACAATAGCCGGCCACCTTGTCGGCGCCACTCTGCCCGAATTCCTGCAAGTTGCCATGTCCATTGCCCTGTACGCCATGTTCATCGGCCTGCTTGTGCCCGCCATGAAAGGGAACCGAAAAGTCGTCATGCTCGCTGCCGTCGCAGCCGCCATCCACTGCATCATCTATATCGGCGACCTGCTTTCCACCGGCTGGGCGATCCTCGTCTCGACGCTCGGTTCGGCGATACTCATTGAAGTCATCTATGCACGGCGCGGCAAAAACGCTCACGTCCTGCACAAGGAAAAGGAGGGATACTAA
- a CDS encoding TVP38/TMEM64 family protein produces MDEWLDVDKIVELSGQYKALGPFIGLLLPFIESFLPFLPLFVFVFANAGAYGLWYGFILSWAGTVAGSYVVFLIVRNYGRNRFLRFLTRNARVQQLIGWVERNGFGPLFLLICFPFTPSALVNLVAGLSNMKKKNYLVILMAGKFVMIFTISFIGHDLKALFTQPVRTGIVAGIIVLLWGVGKWLEKRLDRKVEEESSSIFQEEEKD; encoded by the coding sequence ATGGATGAATGGTTAGATGTTGATAAGATTGTTGAATTGTCGGGGCAGTATAAGGCGTTGGGGCCGTTTATCGGTCTGCTTTTGCCTTTCATCGAGTCCTTTTTGCCTTTTTTGCCGCTGTTTGTGTTCGTGTTTGCGAATGCGGGCGCTTATGGGCTTTGGTACGGTTTCATTTTGTCGTGGGCGGGTACCGTTGCGGGTTCGTATGTCGTGTTTCTGATTGTCCGGAATTATGGCCGTAACCGCTTTTTGCGCTTTTTGACGAGGAATGCGCGTGTGCAGCAACTCATCGGCTGGGTGGAGCGGAACGGGTTCGGACCGCTATTTCTGCTCATCTGTTTTCCGTTTACGCCTTCCGCGCTTGTGAATCTAGTGGCGGGCTTGTCGAATATGAAGAAGAAGAACTACTTGGTTATATTAATGGCGGGGAAGTTCGTCATGATTTTCACAATCAGCTTTATCGGTCATGATTTGAAGGCGCTGTTCACGCAACCTGTGCGGACGGGAATAGTCGCCGGGATCATCGTTCTGTTATGGGGTGTAGGGAAGTGGCTGGAGAAGCGGCTCGACCGGAAAGTGGAAGAGGAATCGAGTTCGATTTTTCAAGAGGAAGAGAAAGATTGA